A window of the Buchnera aphidicola (Tetraneura ulmi) genome harbors these coding sequences:
- the nuoE gene encoding NADH-quinone oxidoreductase subunit NuoE, protein MKNKIIPTNFDLSENEKKEIKEKKKCYLNSRAASIEALKIVQKKRGWVSLNSIYAIAKLLSLPPVEIEEIATFYNHIYRQPVGRNVIRYCDSMVCYITGYIEIKNELKRILKINIGETTIDNRFTLLPTCCLGCCDKSPAMMINDKTYTKLTVGLIPILLEKHQ, encoded by the coding sequence ATGAAAAATAAAATAATACCTACAAATTTTGATTTAAGTGAAAATGAAAAAAAAGAAATTAAAGAGAAAAAAAAATGTTATCTTAATTCTAGAGCAGCTTCTATAGAAGCATTAAAAATTGTTCAAAAAAAAAGAGGTTGGGTATCTTTAAATTCTATTTATGCAATTGCTAAATTATTGAGTTTACCGCCTGTAGAAATAGAAGAAATTGCTACTTTTTATAATCATATATATAGACAACCAGTTGGAAGAAATGTTATTCGCTATTGTGATAGTATGGTTTGTTATATTACTGGATATATTGAAATAAAAAATGAATTAAAAAGAATATTAAAGATTAATATAGGGGAAACGACTATAGATAATAGATTTACTTTACTGCCAACTTGTTGTTTAGGTTGTTGTGACAAATCTCCAGCAATGATGATAAATGATAAAACTTATACTAAATTAACTGTAGGATTAATACCAATTTTATTAGAGAAACATCAATGA
- the nuoF gene encoding NADH-quinone oxidoreductase subunit NuoF gives MKDVIKKETHPLTWWIKNNKNNTIWIKEYVSTIGYLSFKKVLKSYSPKEVIKLIILSGLKGRGGAGFPTGIKWKLVSNQEKVFPHYLLCNADEMEPGTYKDRFLMEKIPHQLIEGILISAYAIGSSCGYIFLRGEYVDAERILKRAIEEAKNFGFLGKNILGTDFNFNLFLHSGAGRYICGEETALINSLEGRRATPRSKPPFPAVSGLWGKPTCINNVETLSNVPSIFLHGIDWYKNLSNSEDSGTKMMGFSGKVKNPGIWEVPLGITAREILEEYAGGMQYGYILKTWLPGGASTNFLIQKHLDMKMDFSSFMKIGSRLGTGMAMAVHQEINIVSLLKNLEIFFSRESCGWCTPCRDGLPWIVKILSSLEKKKGKLEDILLIEELCLYLGPGKTFCAHAPGAILPLKSALFYFRNEFEAGVKINK, from the coding sequence ATGAAAGATGTAATAAAAAAAGAAACACATCCTCTTACTTGGTGGATAAAAAATAATAAGAATAATACAATTTGGATTAAAGAATATGTAAGTACGATTGGATACTTGTCATTTAAAAAAGTTTTAAAATCCTATTCTCCTAAAGAAGTAATTAAACTAATTATTTTGTCTGGATTAAAGGGAAGAGGTGGGGCTGGTTTTCCTACAGGGATTAAATGGAAATTAGTTTCTAATCAAGAAAAAGTATTTCCTCATTATTTATTGTGTAATGCTGATGAAATGGAACCTGGTACTTATAAAGACCGCTTTTTAATGGAAAAAATACCTCATCAATTGATTGAAGGGATTTTAATTTCTGCTTACGCTATTGGATCTTCTTGTGGTTATATTTTTTTGAGAGGGGAATATGTAGATGCTGAACGAATACTAAAAAGAGCAATAGAAGAAGCAAAGAATTTTGGTTTTTTAGGTAAAAATATACTAGGAACTGATTTCAATTTTAATTTATTTTTGCATAGTGGTGCTGGACGATATATTTGTGGTGAAGAAACTGCTTTAATTAATTCTTTAGAAGGTAGAAGAGCAACTCCAAGATCAAAACCTCCATTTCCTGCTGTTAGTGGACTTTGGGGAAAACCTACTTGTATTAATAATGTTGAAACATTGTCAAATGTTCCGTCAATTTTTCTTCATGGAATAGATTGGTATAAAAATTTATCTAATAGCGAAGATTCTGGTACAAAGATGATGGGTTTTTCAGGGAAAGTAAAAAACCCTGGAATTTGGGAAGTTCCATTAGGAATCACTGCTAGAGAAATATTAGAAGAATATGCAGGTGGAATGCAATATGGATACATTTTAAAAACTTGGTTGCCAGGAGGAGCAAGTACTAATTTTTTGATTCAAAAACATTTAGATATGAAAATGGACTTTTCTAGCTTTATGAAAATTGGTAGTAGATTAGGTACTGGGATGGCAATGGCAGTACATCAAGAAATTAATATAGTATCTTTATTAAAAAATTTGGAAATATTTTTTTCTAGAGAATCGTGTGGTTGGTGCACTCCCTGTCGAGATGGATTGCCATGGATCGTAAAAATTTTAAGTTCTTTAGAGAAAAAAAAAGGAAAATTAGAAGATATTCTTTTGATAGAAGAATTATGTTTATATTTAGGACCTGGAAAAACGTTTTG
- the nuoC gene encoding NADH-quinone oxidoreductase subunit C/D, which translates to MKRQDKKRNIQEKVDFRDEVIKEINSYFKGNKFFFQFSKTGFPIVWIPREMLLEVVNFLKIILYNPYNILFDLHAIDERVRVFKNVLPISDFTVFYHFISISRNNDLMLKVSLSENDLNIPTLTKIYLNSNWYEREVWDMFGITFLGHPNLTRIIMPNTWEGHPLRKDYPARATELDPFFLTKEKEDNEIESLKFKPEIWGMKKKHKNNNFMFLNLGPNHPSVHGVFRIVLQLDGEEIIDCVPDIGYHHRGAEKMAERQTWHTYIPYTDRIEYLGGCVNEMPYVLAIEKLANIQVPERAKVIRIMLSELFRINSHLLCISTFIQDVGLMTPVFLAFTDRQKIYDVIESITGARMHPAWFRIGGVADDLPKGWNNLLKKFLSWIPKRIDFYLKSALQNTILISRSKGVASYSKEEALSWGITGSGLRATGVDFDIRKSRPYSGYENFLFDIPIGNGVSDCYSRIMLKVEEIYQSLNILEQCLENMPEGSYKADHPLTTPPVKELSLHNIETMITHFLQVSWGPIFDPEESFQMIEATKGINSYYLISDGNTCSYRTRIRTPSFAHLQQIPSVIRGSLISDLIAYLGSIDFVMSDVDR; encoded by the coding sequence ATGAAAAGACAAGATAAAAAAAGAAATATTCAAGAAAAAGTTGATTTTAGAGATGAAGTAATAAAGGAAATTAATTCTTATTTTAAAGGAAATAAGTTTTTTTTTCAATTTTCTAAAACTGGATTTCCTATTGTTTGGATTCCAAGAGAAATGTTGTTAGAAGTAGTTAATTTTTTAAAAATCATTCTTTATAATCCTTACAATATACTTTTTGATTTACATGCAATTGATGAACGTGTTCGTGTTTTTAAAAATGTATTACCTATATCTGATTTTACAGTATTTTATCATTTTATTTCTATTTCAAGAAATAATGATTTAATGTTAAAAGTTTCTTTATCTGAAAATGATCTAAATATTCCTACTTTAACAAAAATTTATTTGAATTCTAATTGGTACGAAAGAGAAGTTTGGGATATGTTTGGTATTACTTTTTTAGGGCATCCAAATTTAACTAGAATTATTATGCCAAATACTTGGGAAGGACATCCTTTAAGAAAGGATTATCCAGCTAGAGCAACAGAGTTAGATCCTTTTTTTTTAACTAAAGAGAAAGAAGATAATGAAATTGAATCTTTAAAATTTAAACCAGAAATATGGGGTATGAAAAAAAAGCATAAGAATAATAATTTTATGTTTTTAAATTTAGGACCCAATCACCCTTCTGTACATGGTGTATTTAGAATTGTTTTACAGTTAGATGGAGAAGAAATTATTGATTGTGTTCCTGATATTGGTTACCACCATCGTGGAGCTGAAAAAATGGCTGAACGTCAAACATGGCATACATATATTCCTTACACTGATCGAATAGAATATTTAGGTGGTTGTGTGAATGAAATGCCATATGTTTTAGCTATTGAAAAATTGGCTAATATACAAGTTCCAGAAAGAGCAAAAGTTATTAGAATAATGTTATCGGAACTATTTCGAATAAACAGTCATTTATTATGTATTTCTACTTTTATTCAAGATGTAGGTTTAATGACTCCGGTTTTTTTAGCATTTACGGATAGACAGAAAATTTATGATGTTATTGAATCAATAACTGGAGCAAGAATGCATCCTGCATGGTTTAGAATTGGTGGAGTAGCTGATGATTTACCAAAAGGATGGAATAATCTTTTAAAAAAATTTTTATCTTGGATTCCTAAACGTATTGATTTTTATTTAAAATCAGCATTACAAAATACAATTTTAATTTCTCGTTCGAAAGGAGTTGCTTCTTATTCTAAAGAAGAAGCGTTGTCATGGGGAATTACTGGTTCTGGACTTCGTGCTACTGGAGTAGATTTTGATATTAGAAAATCTAGACCATATTCTGGATATGAAAATTTTTTGTTTGATATACCGATAGGAAATGGTGTAAGTGATTGTTATTCTAGAATAATGTTAAAAGTAGAAGAAATTTATCAAAGTTTGAATATTTTAGAACAATGCTTGGAAAATATGCCTGAAGGTTCATACAAAGCAGATCATCCTTTGACGACTCCACCTGTTAAAGAGTTATCCCTTCATAATATTGAAACTATGATAACTCATTTTTTACAAGTTTCTTGGGGACCTATTTTTGATCCTGAAGAAAGTTTTCAGATGATTGAAGCTACTAAAGGAATTAATAGTTATTACTTAATTAGTGATGGAAACACCTGTAGTTATCGAACTAGAATACGTACTCCTAGTTTTGCACACTTACAGCAAATTCCTTCAGTTATTCGAGGTAGTTTAATTTCTGATTTAATTGCTTATTTAGGAAGTATTGATTTTGTAATGTCTGATGTTGACCGATAA